attttctcccactttctttttcgatgtagactgagttttctcccagtactttcccctagaaccaactcaactgtcccacgtctagcctaaaaaataataataccccacgtactattaactcatcaaattaaaatgatattttatttcgtaagttgaaagttcttacaaaataataataataattgtttatatataacttggcaagttaactcctagtgattgcgtacataagcttgcaaagattttactgacgtgcaatcatgtgtttatgtttttataacatttctccgtctagcccaacatgatattttcacccagcccagcaagtccgcggatttcgagaaaaatggaAATGAGATTTAAatgggctgcatagatgctacatcattgtttcacccagcccaccaaatggactaaaaaaacaaatggactggctgacatgtgggccagtaggtcgaagcctaagaaggcgttggatttacatccaacggccggcattcttcttcaatctctcttcttcttcccccagcgctgccggaaccgcctgctccagccttcggcgttcaacggcgttgttttgcgctcctcagcgaaacgctaccccgccgacggccaggccatccctccactccgcacctcctgttattctctgccgagtgtaggcccaccccgcacccgaaccagtcaagtttcccactcctctccgtctgcgactccactgccgcgtcttccccatctccgggtcattctagtttggggcctcgccgtcgtccactgcctcggtgcgctcggcgcggcgtggtcaacatacgagagtcatcggaagaggactgtacgtggagagcctgacggctctgacccacgaggtccatggtcgcacgcaaggaaagttcctccttattacgcactgtacgtgggaagggcttctctatttcgcgaaaaaaacattccccactgacaggtcagacccactagctatatcttcgcacgcaaggaagtgcctccttattacgcaccaaaaatgaataccccctgctagctgggacccaccatagtgggtggctgacttgtgggcctactaagttgacgtggacggagggctttgtcaacttagtcaatatgaacgattctagctccagtgaccgtacgatgtccatccaacggccatagtgcttcttcaacctctggtcttcttgctccagccgcccaaagcagtgtcggtcgtgtcgcgtgctcctgcctctcgtggccggctgtgatgccgtggaggcctcaccgccccctactactcccatcgctggcccagggtatccctctactcacccacaccccctgttattctgtggcgacggcagcctcacatcgcagccgaaccagtgaaccctcgtactcctctccgcgtgggcatccactgccgcgtcttccccggctccgcgtcgtccccttcctaggcctcaccgtcgtccaccgccttggtgctctcggcgcggcgtggtcaatgtggtcaatgaccgacttccatcggaagagtactgtacgtggagaggctgacagctgggtccacggccacagcccggttttttgtgatttgccaagtaagtcgctttgtcaggcctgttgggctgcaaatattttaagacgaggagagcttcattcggctagccgaaaaaatggcctatcagtaatgagaaatgggctgtacatttttaaaacacatcaaaccggcaattagtttcaaatatcttttttttatttcgagattttaaattacattaatttttatgcgtggagaatttgttggattttatattgatatacatttatttttaaaatcagtttgaatgtgagtcgaaattttggaattaaaaacagttcggaccgcactgaaatatgcaaaatttcgtataattttttaaccgtggcgaCAATATGGGCCGTAATGCTAACAAAAacaatatgggctccaaaaaaaccttaagaattagcaaatgggctgtaaattattagaaataatggcagatgggttgtatgctgttttccacagatttgaggctttcctagaaaaaaaggttgacacacaagcaatgactgttggatgtccatcgaacggccgtcgtgcttcttcaatctctgctcttcctgctccagccgctcaaacaagcgccggggggactgcctgctccctcctccccatggccggctgtgctgccgcgcaggcctcaccgccccaccgtactcccatcgctggcctagccatccctctacttacccacacctgctgttattcttcggcgacggcagacgaaccagtaaaccctcgtatagtcgtactcccctccgcgtgggaaacaactgccgagtcttccctgcctccgtgtcgttcccttcctaggccttgccgtcgtccaccgccctggtgctctcggcgcggcctggtcaacgtggtcaacgaccgacatgcatctgaagtggactgtacgtggagaggccgacagctgggtccacggccgcacgcaaggaaatgcctccttattacccgcaaaataatgattcctccacctgacatcagggacccactgaaagggcctctgtatttcgcgaaaaaaacgttatcgccgctgacagctcggacccaccagctatatcttcgcatgcaaggaagtgcctccttattacgcacaaaaaaatgaatactcccctgttagctgggacccagtgaccgtacaatgtccatccaacggccgtagtgcttcttcaacttctggtcttcttgctccagccgcccaaaccagcgccggtcgtgcctcgtgctcctgcctcccgtggccggctgcgatgcggcggaggcctcaccgccccctactactcccaccgctggccaggccatccctctactcacccacaccccctgttattctgcggcgacggcagcctctcaccgcagcgaaccagtgaaccctcgtactcctctacgcgtgggcatccactgccgcgtcttccctggctccacgtcgtccccttcctaggccccgccgtcgtccaccgccctggtgctctcggcgcggcgtggtcaacgtggtcaaggaacggcttccatcggacgtggactgtacgtggagaggctgacagctgggtccacggccgcagcaaggaagtgcctccttattacgtgcaaaataattattcctccacctgacagctgggacccaccggacgggccaccgtatttcgtgaaaaaacatttgcccctgactgctgggacccaccagctacatcttcgcacgcaaggaagtgcgtccgggaaaaaaaacgattcgcccccctgactgctgggacccaccagctacatcttcggaggcaaggaagtgcctgacagtcgggacccacctggtcgaagcgtacgtagcgttgtcattctggtcgcgaacgtgtacgtacatatatactggtggatgtagaggcgcgcacgtgtcgtagtagaggcgcgtacgtgtcgtagtagaggcgcgcacgtagcatgtacacgtacgtacagcggccagggtgcaagaaagaaaatacggccacgtatgtgtacatacgggcggggtctcgaacgcctactcgcgcatacgtacggccagggctcgtgtacatggctgggtcggaacggagaaacaacgtcgtcgtcgtgttcatggggaggcaacggaatgcgtcgtgttcatggggaggcaacggaatgcgtcgtgttcatctggaggcaacggaacgcgtgggagccaaccggctgggtcggaacggaatgcgtagtcgtgttcatcgggagggcttggacgaaacaggcgatggaaacgaggcctggcgtaccgcataacagaggaaacagacctcctacgttcggaacggggtcttgttgatcgggaggggtgtggcgtaccgcaaaatggaggaaacggacctcctacggtcgaaacgggtgtcctgttgatcgggaggggtgtggcgtaccgcaaaacggacgaaacggacctcctacggtcgaaacgggggtcctgttgatcgggaggggtgtggcgtaccgcaaaacggacgaaacggacctcctacggtcgaaacgggggtcctgttgatcgggaggggtgtggcgtaccgcaaaacggacgaaacggacctcctacggtcgaaacgggggtcctgttcatcgggaggggtgtggcgtaccgcaaaacgggactccacgggatactgttcatctccaccgtcgacctcctctagcctccacgggctaccgtcgacctcctccagcctccacgggctcctgttcatccagcctccaccgcgcgctactccaccggctactgttcaaccacccctccacgggcacccctccaccgtctactgttcatccagccctccacaccatggggtcctgttcaaccacccctccacgggaacccctccaccgtctactgttcatccagccctccacaccacggggtcctgttcaaccacccctccacgggcacccctccaccatctactgttcatccagccctccaccacaccacggggtcctgttcatccagaggcaacgccaccgctcactattcatgcaaacccccccccccgcaacgctcactgttcatcccagaggcagcatcgatcggcttcagttagcagcagtagcgaaggaatcgctggatcgggttcagttaacagccatcggtcgatcgctcgggttcagtaacgcgtagcctgcagtgcaatcgctcgggttcagttagagcccaacgcctctctcgggttcagttagagccaacgcctcgcacacacgcgcgtacgtgtacgagagaaacgcgcatcgctcggcccccgacctcccaccgtaaccgggaactcgccgaaattttcctcgccctcgcttctaccacggctttttccatcatggacggcccaaagaatgtcatgcagccgggtctccggcccgcctaggacgaaaagcccattttctgtcatgattttttgtcatagaagtaggagcccaccacatctatgatgataccgggttttgtcacaattatcgtcatagaagtgtcatatgtatgacagaattttttttcgttcggcccaaaatgtcatggatgtgtcttttttttgtagtggtgtcGGGAGGTGAAAACACGATGGGAGACGGGATCATAGCAGCGATAGCCCTTAGTGTTAGGTGGGTAGCCGAGAAAGATGCAGGCGACGGAGCGGGGTGCAAGCTTATGAGGCGTAGTAGCGGCGATGCTAGGGTAGCAAAGGCAGCCGAAGATGCGAAGCTCATCATAAGAAGGTGGTGCACCAAAGAGAAGGTGATGAGGTGCAAAGTTCCCGCGAGTGCAACATGGACGGATGTTAATGAGGAGTGAAGCGGCGGCGAGAGCGTCAGGTCAAAAGCGCGGAGGCACATTGGCATGAAAGAGGAGAGTCCGAACACAGTCGTTAAGAGTGTGAAGGATACACTCAACGCGACCGTTCTGCTGCGAGGTGTACGGGCAAGTGAGACGAAAATTCGTGCCATGTGTGGTGAGAAGAGTACGAACATCGAGGTTGTCGAACTCCTTCCCATTATCTGTCTGCAACGCGAGAATGGGACGACCAAACTACGTGAGAACATAGGAGTAGAAGGCGGCGAGAGTGGATATAGCATCCGACTTGCGGCGCAACGGGAAGGTCCACACATAATGCGAGAAATCATCAAGTATGACAAGATAATAAAGAAAGCCCGTATTACTGGCAACAGGAGaggtccaaacatcactatgaatTAACTCAAACGGGTACGATGCAACATGAGAAGAATCCCTAAACAGGAGACGAGCATGTTTGCCGAGGCGACATGCATGACACAAGTGATCCTCGTTCTTATTACACGTGAAAGAAAAACTCCGAAGTATATGGCGAAGGGTGGCAGGATTAGGATGACCCAAGCGAGCGTGCCAAAGATCCACTCCGGTGGCGAGCGACAGGGGCGGCGGAAGTGGTGGAGGTGGCGGAGTGAACCGGGCAGAGCTCGTCGGGGCTGTCACATCGGTGGAGCACCATCCGCGTGCGAGCGTCCTTAACAGAAAAACCACATTCGTCAAATTCAACGGTAACAGGATTTTCACGTGTAAGAGAACGAACAGAAACAAGATTTTTAATAAGCTCAGGAGAAACTAAGACATTAGACATGGATATGGGAGTGGAGTTAGACGGAAAATATGCATGACCTATGTGGGTGATAGGAAGAGAGGAGCCGTCACCGACGGTGATGCAGTTGGAAGTGTGGACGGGATAGGAGGTGTGGAGGTTACCGGGATAAGCCGCCATGTGGGCGGTGGCTCCGGTGTCCATGTACTAGTCGCCGCCGCCGGTGTAGCTGGATGGAGAAGGGGCGGTGTGAAGAGCCGCCAGAAGGGCCGGGTCCCACGGCGCCGGCGGGAGAGGCTATGGCGGGGCCATCAGGGGCAGCAGCGGCAGCCCGCCTAGCTGCGGCTGCTGGCCGTAGGGCACCACGTAGGGCGCCGCATAGGGCTGCGGCGCGGCGTAGAACGCCTGGTGCGACGGTGGCCAGGCGCCGAGGATActcggggcaggggcacggggaaCCTACGCCGGTCCATGGGTTCTGGCCAGCGTACCACGGGGCCGGCTGATAGGCCTGCTGCGGCTGGCGGGGTGCTCCTCCCTGAGCTCCTGCGCCCCCCTGCTTGCGGCCGCCGCGACGACCCCCCCCATTGGCCGCCGGCTGGGGCGGCGGGAAGGGAGCGGCCGAGGTGGGCGGGATGCCGGGCGGGAAGGCGGGCGCCCCTGGCTGGGGCGGCGTCGGGCGCGGTGGTGGTGGGGCTTGAGCCCCGCGGGTGCCGGCGATGAGGGCGGTGTGGGTCGCGCGAGTCTACGCCATCCGCATCCGACGCTCCTCCAACTTGAGGTACGCGACCACCTTAGCGAAGGTAGGCTTCGGGATGAGGGTGAGGTTGGAGGCGGCGTTCCCAAAATCCTCGTTGAGTCCGGCGGTGAGGGTGCTGATGAGGAGCTCGTCGCCGATCGTCTCCCCGAGATCACGGAGCTCAACGGCAAGCTTCTTGAGGCGCATGCAAAAATCATCGATGGACGAGTCAAGCTGCTGGCACCCATAAAACTCACCGTGGAGAAGGACCTTGCGTTGCAGCCTGTTATCGGTGAAGAGGCCATTGAGGTTGGTCCAGACCGCGTaggcgtcgtcgtcgtcatccACCAGGGTGTGGAAGAGGTCGCTGGAGATGGTGAGGTAGAACCAGCGGATGATGGTGGCTTCGAGGATTATCCACTCCTCGTCGTTGATCATGAGCGCCGAGTCCACGGTGCCATCCACGTGGCCGTGCAGGAGGTACTCACGGAACACAAGCGAAAAATACCGCTTCCAAGCGGAGTAGGACGCGGTGTTTTGATCAAGCTTCACCGGGACACGCTCATGGATGTTGAGGTCGCGAACGAGGGTGACATCGGGACCAGCGAACGGGTTTGAgacggtggaggaggaggagctcatggctagggttagggttctgAGCGCGTGATGCAGCGCGGGTTGGGAGGTGGTGCGGCGCGGGCTGGAGTTGGTGCGAGGTGGGGTGGGGTGCGCGGCACAGGTGGTAGGGCGGGGTGGTGCGGGAGAGAGGGCGGGGTGGTGCGGGAGGCGGTGCGGAAGCTAGCGgcgttcggcggcggcggcctcggggagaggcggcggcggcggaaggcAGGGTTgtggggaggggcggcggcggctgatgGCAGCGGCGGGGagtagcggcggcggcgcgtagaggcgcggcggcggcggcttagggTTTAGGATCGTGCTGCGATAGATACCATGTAGAAGGACAAGGTGTGGGTTGTGCAATCGCGATGTATTGATCGGTGCACCAGGCACGTATATATAAGTACAGAGGTGGGTCACAACCTTAACTATACAAAGGAAACAGGAGGTGGACCCTAAACACAAACATATACGTACACAATATACTCAATAGCCAGAAGTGAACTTTGCTAAGAATCTGAGGACAAAAAACGTATATTTCTACTGTAGAGACTAACTTTTCACCTGGCAGTGTGAGGGCGTGCCTTCATCTAATGCTTTTCTAAAGAAGAAAAGGACACACCAAGTTGTGGTTCTAATCAACCACTTCGATGGTTCATCATATCATAGTACAAAAACCCCTACGAAGGAATGAGAGATGGAGAGGGGCAAAAACTTAGGAGGTTCACCCCCAGGTGGCCGTCCCCTTAGATCCATCTATCATGGGGGCATCGCCACGTGGTCGCTAGCTCGCTTCAACCTCAATGATCGCCGCCGTGGTTTAAACTTGTCGTGACGGGCTACAGAGGAAGGAGAGACCCAACAATATGAATTTGGTTCGGTCAACAATTTTTTTGTGCAAAAATGGATCCGTACGTGTGTCGTATGCGACAAATTAGACAGTTGGCTGAACCACGAGAAGAAGAAGTGGCAGAGGGATACTATGCATTCTTTGCTAAAGCCCCTCAATCCCCTCCCTTCACATACATCTCACCCACCACTACGTCAAATTAAGCCTATGTGTCACAATTTGTACTAAGATTGAATTTTCCTGTCATGTTTGAAGACGCGCTTTCGAAATTTGTGAGCTAATGGACAAAATTGTACCTATGAACCATGTTTGTGGACCCACAATGTGATTTCCTCCAGATTTTTGCCTATTACGTATTTGCGTTTTTTGGTGTAATCATTTTTGTGATGGGGGCGACATCAAAGAGAATAAAAGTTCCATGGTTGGCTCAGTCTTCGTCAAAAAGAGAATTTTATTTGTTGTCTCGCAGATCAGTGACACTTGATCTAACAAATAATTGCTCAAACCTAAGTTGATATAGGTCGATGGGAAGATGTTGCTTAGTTTGATTGGACTAGTGATTGTCCCATTTACCATTATGTGTTATTGGTCCTAGTCATGGGTGATTTGATGAATAAGTAATAATTCGATATTCTCTCTTGTAAGGGAGGTGTGTCTCTTGTCACAATGTGTTCAATGGTTTTTCATTTCCGTCGCTTGGGTGAATGACTTGACTCATATTTTTGATAAAGGGTGTTTTCACTCAAACATTATATCGAGCTAATACAACTACGATGAGCAAatacccggcctctgcataataAGAAGTACACAGCCAATGACTCAACTCGTATGACTCCTTAAAACTTTTGGAGTTAGTATTTCTTGTGTCGGTTTGGTCTCATTTGTTAGTCTGACAATTTTGATTCTTTTTTATACAACTGTCTAATTAACAAGGGAGCTCtatttccctcaaaaaaaaaaacaaggGAGCTCTATTGCTTCTGGGTATTGGTTGTACTGTCTTTATTCAATCAATATAAAGTCACTTTGTTTGATGAATTCTTCTTCGTCCTTCCTGATCGTGCTCTAGAGAAATCAGCAAGAGTGAGTTTGACCATATGATGGAAAGTTGATTTACCGCACTTCGTCGGGTCCCATTTTCAAAGGTACCGAATTCGTGGTACCATCACTTGTACCACTTGAAATGTTGTTGATCTCCACTTCGTCCTACCGTCCGCGAACCAACTTTATTTGCATGCACTAGCCATTCTTCAGCACAATAATTCCCAGGTTGCCTCTAGCGTTGGAAAGGAACGTACCTCGACTCCTCTAGCTGAATGAAGCTCACCAGGAGCAGGATAGTGCATGCGTGTCGATCTGTAGTCTGCCTGGTAAATAATCACAACAGATGGCTTTTGCCTGGATATCCTCCGGTTCAGAGAACAGATATCTAAGCAAGATTTTGTTATTCAACAAAAACTTCAGAGTGGCGCAGCGGAAGcgtggtgggcccataacccacaggtcctaggatcgaaacctggctctgatatGTAGTTTTTGATATTTTTTGTTTATTTTGAAACTTAAAATTTGAAGCAACACACGTATCGCCACTTTGTataccccctcccccccccccccccccaccccacccacgACGCGGCATTCAGCCTCTCCACTTCCATTTGCACGGTTTGGGATTACGTACCAAAGCTGGCTTTGCTAAAAGGTGACACTCTCTTAGGTTTGAGCACGTCAAGTTGATCAATCGTCATCGCCACAATAAGTGAAGCAACCAGCCGGCGACAACGACCGTCCTGTCGAAGCTACACGACGGGATTCTCATTTGTCCGTATATGCTTTTTCATCTGGTCGTAGATTACAAAATATTCACAGACGATTAGTGACGTCCCGTCTTTGTTGCCCCTGTCGATCTCACCGGATCGATCTGCCGGTGCGCCCGCCGCGCGAACGGCGACGGGCGTGGGGTGGGGGAGCCACACACACGAGCCGGGAATGCGCGTAATCGTGGGTGTTTGCACGTCGCTTCGTTCGATTATTTGGATGTAACGTCGAGCGACGTCGCTGCTGCTGGTTTGCCGCCTGACGTCGGCGCGCGCTGCTAGCTTTCAGGTGTCGCACGGAGGCAGCGCCGCGGTGTCGAGCTCGTGGCCTCTGCGTGGTCGCGCTCTCCGAGATTTATCATCTGCTGAGTAGTACTCCCTTCACTCATAAATTCTTATCGTGATTTTACAGCATCTTCGATAGAAGATGAAAATTTAGAGATGTAGAACAGAATATGTAAAAACCTATATCTCTAGAAAAGAGCCAACTCCAACAAAAGATGTAAATTGGTGATGTAAAAGTGCAACTCCAACATATGATGCACATGGAGATGTAAACTAATTATGCCGCCGGCGACCACCAAGCACGGCGGAGTGCCTCGGGTTTGCTCTACAGGCGACAATTTGCAGTGGTGTTTGGCTCTACGGATAGCTGGGAGCGAGGCACGTCCTTTGGGGCAAACCAGAGGAGTTGGGGTGGCCGAAACTCGACGGGAGCGAGCTCGACGTGGCGGCCGGAGCACGGCTTGCTCGAGCGCGAGTCTGCAGGGCACGGGGAGGCTGAATGAAGGGCGTTACGGGCTCCTGGGAACTCTAGAAGTTCAAGTGTGTGCTCGGACACGGCAAACGTGAGCTCCAGCAATGATGGCAACAAGGACAGCGTCGGCAAGCTCACGGGTGCGGCGCGGCGCGAAGAGAGGACGAGGAgcggtggaggggtggaggggCGGAGGAGCGGCAAATCGGGGCGGCGGAGGCGTGAATCGAGGCGGCGGGGTAGCGACAATTCGAGGCGGAGAGTGGTGGAGTAGCGGCGGAGGGGCGACAAGGGTGACGCATGGCCGAATCTGGTAAAACCCCTCTACCGCTGCTACTGCTAGCTCCAGAACCCTTTCTCCACGCTGCATCCATACAGGTTGGAGCGGACATGACCGAATGGTGGCCGACCAACATTTGTGCTGACTGACTGGCCGTTCGCCTACCCGGCATTCACATTGGTGTGGCGAACGAGGAGACAACTTCGGCTACCCGCATTCAACCCGCCGCTCTGCCCACCTCAACTATTGAAGCAAGCCAGCCACACCCCAAAACCCTACCCCTCAGAGCCATTCTCCCACCGTCCGCGCCATCGTCCAATCACACATTCACATCTTTGTCCATCGTCTGATGTAGCTGTGTCCCAGTCCATTCCTATGTGGTCCAAGAGGCTCACGCCGGTACACCACGCCCAAATTGCGGTGGAGGTCCACGACATGGAGGCCCGGTGTTAGGCCCACGGTGAGGCATGACAACCCTCATAGTGCTTGGAGGAGGAGAtaaaggaggaggaggcaaccccATGGCCATgggggtgatgacccacaagtatattggatcaatcgtagtcctttcgatacgtaagagtgtcgaacccaacgagaagcagaaagaaatgacaagcggttttcagtaaggtattctctgcaaatACTGAAAGTAACAATGATAGATAGTGCtgtagcaagataatttgtaacgagtaggCGCCTGACTTCTCTTTTTATCAAATGACTGCCTCCCTCCTCTCCACCTCTGGCGACTACGATGGCGATTCTAGGGTTTAACCCTACAATCTCCTCCTGGCGAGCCcaatggatggcctcctccattgGGACTTCTCCCCTGGCCTTAAGGTCGAGGCACAGGTGCGTGCACGGTTTGGATCTACGGTCCACTTCGTCCCCAACTCCGGCTTCAAGGAATTCTTTCTTGAAGTTTCCTTCTCCTCGGCCTGTTTTCCCCTTTCGGTGGATTCGGTTGGTTTGGCTCTTCAGTCTTGTATTGGAGGGCTTGGTGCGGGTTTCAATGTCGTTCGCCTGGGTGATCGTCATTTCCGGTTCTCTGTGGCATCAAATCGAGTGGGACATTTTATCTTTGGGCTACGGGACCGTATTTGGCCGGACTTTATTTGTCATTTTCATTTGCATCGTGGTATGGACAAGCGCCCCAGGATTCAATCATGGCATACGGATTCTGAGTTGATTGGTTTGGCTTCTTCACCTGGCCCGGCGATCAAATCTAGATGGTTATCATCTCAACATAATATGCCTATGGATCCTGCATCTATTCCAGTGTTTCAGAACTTGGGTTTGATCCCGCCGCCGACGGATTTGCATTCCGGCGAGCCTCCGACGGTGCTCTCTTTTGGTAGTTTTCGGGCTCCGGTTTCTCCGGATATTTTTCGGATTGGATCCATATCCGTATCTATTTCCTCCGATATTCCGTCCAAGTTGCCCTCTTTTCGAGGTGAGTTGTTTGATCGGGGTTTATGGGAGTCCATTCCGGATGATTCTCTTTATTCCATATTGGATGGATGGCAGGCTGGTTATGATAATGACAGTGTCAAGCAAATGGTACAAATTTCTTCAGTTCCCACTAAAGATTATATATACAAGCGGCTTAAGCATTGCTCTTTATGTGATCGGCTTGGTCATGTTGCTGAATGTTGCAATGGGCATTCTTATCAGCCTTGCGGGGATGTCTCTGTGCCTGGCTCTGGTGTTTCTACACGTAATAATCACACTTATCATCTGCCATGCAAGGTGGGCCCGGACCCTCTAGGCCATCCATGCAATGCATGCTCTGCATTTGATCACATGACCAGCTTTTGTCCTGGGCTTCGTCGTTGCACGTTATGCCACCGTCTGGGTCATGCGGCCCGAAAGCCCAGCTATTGCAATACTTTACCTCATTTGATTTGGGCACCAAAATCTTTACCAGAAACAAAATCTGAGAGGATCCTGCCTCGGGGTGAGCTGGGGGAGTCTGTGTTTGGTAATTCTATGGTTGTTGGTATGGCCCGTGTTGCGAGGGATATGCGGGCCCGTTGGATTTGgaaacagaaacagaaaatcCCACGCTCCTCGGAAGTGGCCACC
This sequence is a window from Aegilops tauschii subsp. strangulata cultivar AL8/78 chromosome 7, Aet v6.0, whole genome shotgun sequence. Protein-coding genes within it:
- the LOC141027007 gene encoding uncharacterized protein, which translates into the protein MSSSSSTVSNPFAGPDVTLVRDLNIHERVPVKLDQNTASYSAWKRYFSLVFREYLLHGHVDGTVDSALMINDEEWIILEATIIRWFYLTISSDLFHTLVDDDDDAYAVWTNLNGLFTDNRLQRKVLLHGEFYGCQQLDSSIDDFCMRLKKLAVELRDLGETIGDELLISTLTAGLNEDFGNAASNLTLIPKPTFAKVVAYLKLEERRMRMA